One window of Pseudomonas urmiensis genomic DNA carries:
- a CDS encoding polyamine ABC transporter substrate-binding protein gives MRRSLCLLSLVLALPLQAEEKVVNLYSWADYVAPQTLERFEKETGYKVRYDTFDTTEVLETKLLTGRSGYDVVVPSSTVLARALQANALQPLDPQTLPGYANLDKDLLAKLAVADPGNRYAVPYTWGTLGLGVNVEAVRQRLGDVPLDSLDLLFKPEYASKLKDCGIAMPDSPQEVIGLTLNYLGKDPYSQSKDDLDAAQALLRQLKPSISYVANGRQINDLANGSVCLALTYNGDAAMAADQARRAGKRFELVYRIPREGTVVWQDNLVIPKDAPHPEAARAFIAFMLQPESVAALTNTLFFANANQAATALVDEAVRSDPDIYPPASVRERLYADRGMQLSDLRQRNRLWNALRSGQ, from the coding sequence ATGCGTCGATCGCTGTGCTTGCTGTCCCTGGTGCTGGCCCTGCCATTGCAGGCCGAAGAGAAGGTCGTCAACCTCTACAGCTGGGCCGACTACGTCGCCCCGCAAACCCTGGAGCGCTTCGAAAAGGAGACGGGCTACAAGGTGCGTTACGACACCTTCGATACCACCGAGGTGCTGGAAACCAAACTGCTCACCGGGCGCAGCGGTTACGACGTGGTGGTGCCGTCATCCACGGTCCTGGCGCGGGCGCTGCAGGCCAACGCGCTGCAGCCACTCGACCCGCAAACGCTGCCCGGTTATGCCAACCTCGACAAGGATTTGCTGGCCAAATTGGCCGTGGCCGACCCTGGCAACCGCTATGCCGTGCCCTACACCTGGGGCACGCTCGGCCTGGGGGTGAATGTCGAGGCCGTGCGCCAACGTCTGGGCGACGTGCCGCTGGACAGCCTCGACCTGCTGTTCAAGCCCGAGTACGCCAGCAAGCTCAAGGATTGCGGCATCGCCATGCCTGACTCACCACAGGAGGTGATTGGCCTGACACTCAACTACCTGGGCAAGGACCCTTACAGCCAGAGCAAGGACGACCTGGATGCTGCCCAGGCGCTGCTGCGCCAACTCAAACCGTCGATCAGCTACGTCGCCAATGGTCGCCAGATCAATGACCTGGCCAATGGCAGCGTGTGCCTGGCGCTGACCTACAACGGCGATGCCGCCATGGCCGCCGACCAGGCGCGGCGCGCAGGCAAGCGCTTCGAGTTGGTCTATCGCATTCCCCGCGAGGGTACGGTGGTCTGGCAAGACAACCTGGTCATTCCCAAGGACGCCCCGCACCCAGAAGCCGCCCGCGCCTTCATTGCCTTCATGTTGCAGCCCGAATCGGTGGCGGCGCTGACCAACACGCTGTTCTTCGCCAACGCCAACCAAGCGGCAACGGCGTTGGTCGATGAGGCCGTACGCAGCGACCCGGACATCTATCCGCCTGCCTCCGTGCGTGAGCGGCTGTACGCCGACCGGGGCATGCAACTGTCCGACCTGCGCCAGCGCAACCGGCTGTGGAACGCCCTGCGCAGCGGCCAGTGA
- a CDS encoding LysR family transcriptional regulator: MLGQLHDPDLHLLRLFVTVVEAGGFSAAQGVLGLSQPSISQQMARLETRLGYRLCSRGKRGFALTDKGQLLLKATRELLVQIEQFRQQANGAAGQLLGTLRIGIAENQDSAVSLRLGNAIARFRQRQEAVQLELISAPPAEMERLLLEQRLDLAISYFSGKQAAFDYQPLFAETQRLYCGQGHPLFTAETVSREQLLEADQVRHSYRFLQGTDAFQSQRSSAQAEQIESVLTFILSGRHVGYLPCHYAEPWLLRGMLRALDSGLDFVVPFTLARHRGQVPGDTQEAFVQDLLAAFA; encoded by the coding sequence ATGCTCGGACAACTGCACGACCCCGACCTGCATCTGTTGCGGCTGTTCGTCACTGTAGTCGAGGCCGGCGGCTTCAGTGCCGCCCAAGGCGTGCTGGGCTTGAGCCAGCCGAGTATCAGCCAGCAGATGGCACGCCTGGAAACGCGCCTGGGTTATCGCCTGTGCAGCCGCGGCAAACGCGGCTTTGCGCTGACTGACAAAGGCCAGTTGCTGCTCAAGGCAACGCGCGAATTGCTGGTGCAGATCGAACAGTTTCGCCAGCAGGCCAATGGCGCTGCCGGGCAACTGCTGGGCACCCTGCGCATTGGCATTGCCGAAAACCAGGACAGCGCCGTGAGCCTACGCCTGGGCAATGCAATCGCCCGCTTCAGGCAACGACAAGAAGCGGTGCAACTGGAGTTGATCAGCGCCCCGCCCGCCGAGATGGAACGCTTGCTGCTGGAGCAGCGGCTGGATTTGGCCATCAGCTATTTTTCCGGTAAGCAGGCGGCATTCGACTACCAGCCGCTGTTTGCGGAAACCCAGCGGTTGTATTGCGGCCAGGGCCATCCCTTGTTCACGGCCGAGACGGTGAGCCGCGAACAGCTGCTGGAGGCGGACCAAGTGCGTCATAGCTATCGGTTCTTGCAGGGAACGGATGCGTTTCAGAGCCAGCGCAGTTCAGCCCAGGCCGAACAGATCGAGAGTGTGCTGACCTTTATCCTGTCGGGGCGGCACGTGGGGTATCTGCCGTGTCACTATGCCGAGCCTTGGCTGCTGCGAGGGATGCTGCGGGCATTGGATTCGGGGTTGGATTTCGTCGTGCCGTTTACCCTGGCGCGTCATCGCGGGCAGGTGCCGGGGGACACGCAGGAAGCGTTTGTGCAGGATCTATTGGCGGCGTTCGCTTGA